The Hydrogenobacter thermophilus TK-6 genome window below encodes:
- a CDS encoding IS607 family transposase has product MNRRLRIGEASRVLGVSVSTLRRWEREGKLKPYRVGKERRYSYEQLMELLGEKRADAVAIYARVSSRDQKKDLERQLEYLRKCVEGKHQKVYEVKDIASGIKEGRKGLLKLIELARLRKIRAIYITYPDRLTRFGFDYFVEFFKALGVEIIAVNGKEFKEPEKELVEDLIAILTSFAGKLYGMRANKIKKMVKELRDEG; this is encoded by the coding sequence ATGAACAGACGTTTGCGGATAGGGGAAGCATCAAGAGTACTTGGCGTATCTGTCAGCACTTTAAGGAGATGGGAAAGGGAGGGAAAACTCAAACCCTACAGAGTGGGAAAGGAAAGAAGATACTCTTATGAACAGCTTATGGAACTCCTTGGAGAAAAAAGAGCTGATGCGGTTGCCATATATGCAAGGGTTTCCTCAAGGGATCAGAAAAAAGATCTCGAAAGACAGTTAGAGTATTTGAGAAAGTGTGTGGAAGGAAAGCACCAAAAGGTGTATGAAGTAAAAGACATAGCAAGTGGGATAAAGGAGGGAAGAAAAGGATTACTCAAGCTCATAGAACTCGCTCGGCTCAGGAAGATAAGGGCTATTTACATAACCTATCCCGATAGACTTACAAGGTTTGGATTTGATTACTTCGTGGAGTTTTTCAAAGCTCTCGGTGTTGAAATTATAGCGGTAAACGGAAAAGAGTTCAAAGAACCTGAGAAGGAACTTGTGGAAGACCTGATAGCAATTCTCACATCCTTTGCAGGAAAGCTCTACGGAATGAGAGCCAATAAAATTAAGAAGATGGTAAAGGAACTGAGGGATGAAGGATAG
- a CDS encoding phage portal protein: MIDYKLCWDSYTGLGGFSDGSYLVKYPRETDEKYARRRQLAIYPNFVKKIVDTYVGALFRVEPQRDFATNTEYAEFCQNIDLRGTDIDDFMRNIAKLTLIYGTVFVIVDKPKAEAPTKAHEKLQGIRPYATIRLPTQIQEIEIDDYGRIQKIVFSELNMLREFTPGTWKVRVGNETYEGTTPFGEVPVVAASWTDPILPTDVIVPPFIHDIARVSKDLYNAISELREILRNSTFPILTIPIPDQISEEKLRNIVIGTENFIGYYPEKGGKPDFIAPPESPAKVYLEYINTLIDMIYSLANLEFIKGTQQQKSGVALEFEFQNLNSLLTQIAQNLEQAEYRIADLVAKWEGKDGFKGTIIYEKDFSYRDVERELKKAMDALTLNISATFDAELKKYIARLLLGSEIDDATMQRIENEVDGLEGLDNQMKNELGGLT; the protein is encoded by the coding sequence ATGATAGACTACAAGCTTTGTTGGGATAGCTACACGGGATTGGGTGGCTTCAGTGATGGTTCTTATCTTGTAAAGTATCCAAGAGAGACTGACGAGAAATACGCACGCAGAAGACAGCTTGCTATTTATCCGAATTTTGTAAAGAAAATCGTTGATACTTATGTGGGAGCCCTCTTCAGGGTGGAACCGCAGAGGGACTTCGCAACAAACACAGAATACGCAGAGTTCTGTCAGAACATAGACCTACGAGGCACAGATATTGACGACTTTATGAGAAACATTGCAAAGCTTACCCTTATTTACGGCACCGTGTTTGTGATTGTGGATAAGCCCAAGGCAGAGGCACCCACAAAGGCACATGAAAAACTGCAAGGCATCAGACCCTACGCAACCATACGCCTGCCCACACAGATACAAGAGATTGAGATAGATGATTACGGCAGAATTCAGAAAATCGTTTTTTCTGAACTAAATATGTTGAGAGAATTTACGCCCGGAACATGGAAGGTGCGGGTAGGAAATGAAACATACGAAGGAACTACTCCATTCGGAGAGGTACCAGTAGTAGCAGCATCTTGGACAGACCCAATACTGCCCACCGATGTGATAGTCCCGCCTTTCATACACGACATCGCACGAGTCAGCAAAGACCTTTACAACGCCATTTCAGAACTCAGAGAAATCTTGAGAAACTCCACATTTCCAATCTTGACCATCCCCATTCCAGACCAGATTTCTGAAGAGAAGCTAAGAAACATCGTCATCGGAACAGAGAACTTTATCGGATACTACCCAGAGAAGGGCGGAAAGCCTGACTTCATTGCACCGCCCGAAAGCCCAGCCAAAGTTTACCTTGAATACATCAATACCCTTATAGACATGATTTACTCCCTTGCGAACTTGGAGTTTATTAAGGGCACGCAACAGCAAAAGAGCGGTGTGGCTTTGGAGTTTGAATTTCAGAACTTGAACAGTCTATTGACACAAATAGCCCAAAACCTTGAACAAGCAGAGTATAGAATAGCCGACCTTGTGGCAAAGTGGGAAGGGAAGGACGGCTTCAAAGGAACGATTATCTATGAAAAAGACTTCAGCTATAGGGATGTAGAAAGAGAACTGAAGAAGGCAATGGATGCCTTGACCTTGAACATCTCCGCCACTTTTGACGCAGAACTGAAAAAATACATAGCAAGGTTGTTGCTTGGTTCTGAGATTGACGACGCAACAATGCAGAGAATAGAGAACGAGGTGGATGGGTTAGAGGGTTTGGATAATCAGATGAAAAACGAATTAGGAGGTTTAACATGA
- a CDS encoding TlpA disulfide reductase family protein has translation MRKISYLLAFLLLGGLLFFAFMHKKEDEEGYSAITPSEQTLPDFTFTGLDGKVYRLSDFRGKIVLLNFWASWCPPCREEMPIFEKVYEDCKKNGFVILAVSMDTNTDARDRYLKELKPSFIILEGNDNIKLVGLPTSYLIDRDGRLYKMKLGVYREVKEDIQSLLGPDKRC, from the coding sequence ATGAGAAAGATCTCCTATCTCTTAGCTTTTTTGCTTTTAGGTGGCTTGCTCTTCTTTGCCTTTATGCACAAAAAAGAGGATGAAGAAGGCTACAGCGCAATTACTCCTTCCGAGCAGACTCTCCCAGACTTTACCTTTACAGGGCTTGATGGGAAGGTTTATCGCCTTTCGGACTTTAGGGGTAAGATAGTGCTTCTGAATTTCTGGGCAAGCTGGTGTCCACCTTGTAGGGAGGAGATGCCAATATTTGAGAAGGTTTACGAAGATTGTAAAAAGAACGGATTTGTGATCCTGGCGGTAAGCATGGACACCAACACTGATGCAAGGGACAGATACCTCAAAGAACTAAAACCTTCCTTTATTATCTTGGAGGGCAATGACAATATCAAGCTTGTAGGTCTTCCCACATCTTACCTTATAGACAGAGATGGAAGGCTTTATAAGATGAAGTTGGGAGTATACAGGGAAGTTAAGGAAGATATACAGAGTTTACTTGGTCCTGACAAAAGGTGCTAA
- a CDS encoding RNA-guided endonuclease TnpB family protein: protein MKDRVVVSYELTLPQNIYPKLDRLFSEFKWNVRRTLSSLWNEETIEKLKGKGSSVGILKSEVMRPSHLPSRFHRNVLELSGQIVRSQIERKRIYEYILEKPCRAIISENILAKELKTSPLFVLNIQRQVRKGLRRGKVEKDYLRAVRPSFSGNVVITSADDSLCRGQMRKLKTDGKFIEFEIKVPDGRGWRWIKVQKLIPDRLKKDIFRAKGIGSPLIKRVFLKSGYTIYKLVIPLELEVEVQKEADRMFAIDLSPSENRLGVGTVVAKEGHSKPIFFRASKMIKKLERLLKEISNLERKIDRIADQIHSTGSEEHREKLKGRLRHLYAEQRLRWRKFKELRKQVLEVFVNLVVEHARAYGCQAIAIEALKFSSSPRWKNPKMRRYFETWFYSKFSERLAHKAQRRGIRVIEVPAFYTSQVCHVCGRRGRAKGLEFECECGSFDRDYNASVNIGIRALEWVSGSKSEPYRGEDSPARFPFPQGTVHLKGRALLSILPPAQLLSYLKLVETSYLKLSSLSKYLQVDKYG from the coding sequence ATGAAGGATAGGGTAGTTGTATCTTACGAGCTTACCCTCCCTCAGAATATCTACCCGAAGCTGGACAGATTATTTAGCGAATTCAAGTGGAATGTCCGCAGAACCCTCTCCTCTCTGTGGAATGAAGAAACTATAGAGAAGCTAAAAGGTAAAGGTTCATCTGTGGGAATTCTCAAGAGCGAAGTTATGAGACCCTCCCATCTTCCATCAAGGTTCCACAGAAATGTTCTTGAACTCTCGGGACAGATAGTAAGGTCTCAGATAGAGAGGAAGAGGATTTACGAATACATACTCGAAAAGCCCTGCAGAGCGATAATAAGCGAGAACATCCTTGCAAAGGAACTAAAAACCTCTCCTCTCTTTGTTTTGAATATTCAGAGACAGGTAAGGAAAGGACTCAGAAGAGGAAAAGTGGAAAAGGATTATCTAAGAGCTGTAAGACCCTCATTTTCGGGGAATGTGGTTATAACCTCAGCGGATGACTCCCTTTGTAGAGGACAGATGAGGAAACTCAAAACAGATGGAAAGTTTATAGAGTTTGAGATAAAGGTTCCCGATGGGAGGGGATGGAGGTGGATAAAGGTTCAAAAGCTCATTCCCGATAGACTCAAGAAGGACATTTTCAGAGCTAAGGGGATAGGCTCTCCCCTTATAAAGAGAGTGTTCTTAAAGAGCGGATACACCATCTACAAGCTTGTTATTCCCCTTGAGCTTGAGGTAGAGGTTCAGAAGGAAGCGGATAGAATGTTTGCAATAGACCTGTCTCCTTCGGAGAATAGACTTGGAGTTGGAACTGTAGTTGCGAAAGAGGGACATTCCAAACCGATATTCTTCAGAGCGAGCAAGATGATAAAGAAGCTTGAGAGACTTTTGAAGGAGATATCAAACCTTGAGAGGAAGATAGACCGCATAGCGGATCAGATACACTCTACAGGGAGCGAGGAGCACAGGGAGAAACTGAAGGGGAGACTCAGGCACCTGTATGCGGAGCAGAGGTTAAGGTGGAGAAAGTTCAAAGAATTGAGGAAGCAGGTTCTTGAGGTATTTGTCAATCTGGTAGTGGAGCATGCAAGAGCCTATGGATGTCAGGCAATAGCGATAGAGGCACTTAAATTTTCTTCATCACCGAGGTGGAAGAATCCTAAGATGAGGAGATACTTTGAGACATGGTTTTACTCGAAGTTTTCAGAGAGACTTGCACACAAAGCTCAGAGGAGAGGGATAAGGGTTATAGAAGTTCCTGCATTTTACACGTCGCAGGTTTGTCATGTGTGCGGGAGGAGAGGGAGGGCTAAGGGGCTTGAGTTTGAATGTGAGTGTGGGAGTTTTGACAGGGATTACAATGCGAGTGTAAATATTGGTATTAGAGCTTTAGAGTGGGTGAGCGGTTCAAAATCCGAGCCCTATAGGGGTGAGGATAGTCCTGCGAGATTTCCGTTCCCGCAGGGAACCGTTCACCTGAAAGGGAGAGCTCTTCTTTCAATCCTTCCACCCGCTCAGCTTCTCTCATACCTCAAACTCGTTGAAACCTCATACCTTAAGCTGAGTTCCCTTTCCAAATACCTACAGGTGGATAAATATGGTTAG
- the pyrF gene encoding orotidine-5'-phosphate decarboxylase — translation MAKLCVALDTDYAKAKDIVKALEGYPIIFKVGYKLFISHHRQITDLIKDGGFELFLDLKLHDIPNTVRNGVISSAELSPDYLTVHALCGRTALREASQAKGRIKLLGITLLTSLDESFLRELGIEASTDELVYKLASMCIQEGLDGVVCSGREVSSLKKGIRREFLAVVPGVSIGSAKRDQIRSVSLQEAIESGADIIVIGRDIVEDKDPISKTESILKLLES, via the coding sequence ATGGCTAAGCTCTGCGTAGCTCTTGATACGGATTATGCAAAGGCAAAAGATATAGTTAAGGCTCTTGAAGGCTATCCTATCATCTTTAAAGTTGGGTACAAGCTCTTCATAAGCCATCACAGACAAATAACTGACCTGATAAAAGATGGTGGCTTTGAGCTCTTCCTTGACCTAAAACTGCACGACATACCCAACACGGTAAGGAACGGTGTAATATCTTCAGCGGAGCTATCTCCCGATTACCTCACTGTGCATGCTCTTTGTGGAAGGACTGCGCTAAGAGAGGCAAGCCAAGCAAAGGGGAGGATAAAGCTTTTGGGTATTACACTTCTGACTAGTCTTGATGAGAGCTTTCTGAGAGAGCTGGGCATAGAAGCTTCTACGGATGAGCTTGTCTACAAACTCGCTAGTATGTGCATACAGGAAGGGCTTGACGGTGTCGTATGCTCTGGAAGGGAGGTAAGCTCTTTGAAAAAAGGTATAAGAAGGGAATTTCTGGCAGTTGTGCCGGGAGTGAGCATCGGTAGTGCAAAAAGAGACCAGATAAGAAGTGTGAGCCTTCAGGAAGCTATAGAGAGTGGTGCGGACATAATCGTTATAGGTAGGGACATTGTAGAGGATAAGGACCCCATAAGTAAGACAGAGAGCATCCTTAAACTGTTGGAGAGTTAA
- a CDS encoding cytochrome c biogenesis CcdA family protein translates to MFEVSFLLAFTAGLLAFLSPCVLPIIPGYISYISGIGAQEIREEKRSFSWRLLLASILFVLGFSLVFTLLGAGASAVGQVLRDYQTIIAKFGGALVVFFGLHFSGVFLRENFLKEAIGVGSLIASLYFLGILSQKLFFDLAGIVLVCLFLYLFGFHEMLYRQTRKEAKSDLPLLGAFLVGVFFAFGWSPCIGPVLGSILLYASQQETVTKGAMLLFVFSMGMGLPFIVAGALLSAFLGFVKRFSRFFGVVEMVGGLLLIILGILLTTGKLSEISALLGV, encoded by the coding sequence ATGTTTGAAGTATCCTTCCTTTTGGCTTTTACCGCTGGTCTGCTTGCCTTTTTATCTCCTTGCGTACTTCCCATAATACCAGGGTACATATCCTACATATCGGGTATAGGTGCACAGGAGATAAGGGAGGAAAAGAGGAGTTTTAGCTGGCGTTTGCTTTTGGCGTCTATACTCTTTGTGCTTGGGTTTTCTCTGGTCTTTACCTTGTTGGGGGCAGGTGCCAGCGCTGTGGGTCAGGTGCTAAGAGATTATCAAACCATCATAGCCAAATTTGGTGGTGCCCTGGTGGTTTTCTTCGGACTTCACTTTTCCGGGGTATTTCTGAGAGAGAACTTTTTAAAGGAAGCCATTGGGGTGGGTTCATTAATAGCCTCCCTTTACTTTCTTGGTATATTATCCCAAAAGCTCTTTTTTGACCTGGCGGGTATAGTGCTTGTGTGCCTGTTTTTGTATCTATTTGGCTTTCATGAGATGTTATACAGACAGACGAGGAAGGAAGCAAAGAGTGATCTGCCTCTACTGGGAGCCTTTTTGGTAGGTGTGTTTTTTGCCTTTGGCTGGAGTCCTTGCATAGGTCCTGTACTTGGGTCTATCCTTCTTTACGCCTCTCAACAGGAGACAGTTACAAAAGGTGCAATGCTTCTCTTTGTGTTTTCAATGGGTATGGGTTTGCCCTTTATAGTGGCAGGTGCTCTTCTTTCCGCTTTCTTAGGCTTTGTAAAGAGATTTAGCAGATTCTTTGGAGTAGTGGAGATGGTGGGAGGTTTGCTACTGATTATCTTAGGTATTCTGCTCACCACCGGAAAGCTCAGCGAAATATCCGCTCTTTTGGGAGTCTGA
- the gltB gene encoding glutamate synthase large subunit, which yields MEMREYDSCGVGFVCNIRGEKSEQIVRWGIEAVKNLTHRGAIGGDGKTGDGAGILVEIPKTFFSYYIQKEGLDLSHIDNLCVGVLFLYEDVRGPVEELINNSPFRLVGWREVPIDRSAVGEMALKTMPKIFHLLLDAKGIEEDKRELELYLLRRRIERDAKVRDKVYVASLSSRTMVYKGMMVALQLDNFYIDLKEGGLESSFCLFHQRYSTNTFPNWKLAQPFRYLAHNGEINTIQGNRNWMLVLQSELQHEIFGDNIKLIKPLVSYDESDSASLDKVFELLCLVGYSPEHAINMLIPPAWEKVPDMSQEVRDFFEYQSLLMKPWDGPASVAFTDGKTIGAHLDRNGLRPARYILTEDGILVLGSEVGMIDLSGRKIKKKGRLGPGDTLSVDLQKGTVRETQDILRELSSKKPYGEWLRKHLLRLSDILKEHTIPEPAEDKERLRKQIFFGYTQEEIKHVISYMAQEGKELTFSMGDDTPLPPLSEKPVLLFRYFKQRFAQVTNPPIDPIREKAVMSLKMNLGHKRNFLKETEDHAKRFQIESPILLPHQIKAIEEQTYFKVVKIPMTYPKERSYCVVELQDLAGERRITDILYDAMYEGVQICDLRLGVEIVCRRVEEAVREGAHIVILTDRNTSRYRLAVPSLLAVSAVFKWLSDRGLSTKVSIIVETGEARDTHHMACLIGYGASAVYPYLAYETIYELCKKGEINIPYHQAVLNYKKALEDGLLKIMSKMGISTLNSYQGAKIFDTVCLNRDFLEEYFPNTPVTVESDGIFEIEESMLKRHQMAYEAETPQLDYGGDMKFRKGGEWHAWSPFVVRALHKFLETKDYQDYKSFSQIANGEHPTFIRHLLTYKKGPHPVPLEEVEPVEDILKRFVTGGMSLGALSPEAHETIAEACNRLGMKSNSGEGGEDPERYWTIKNSAIKQVASGRFGVTPTYLASAQDIEIKIAQGAKPGEGGQLPGHKVSEYIAKLRHAQPGVTLISPPPHHDIYSIEDLAQLINDLKEANPNARVCVKLVAETGVGTVAAGVAKAYADIVQISGAEGGTGASPYSSIKNAGNYWEIGLAETQKVLMENGLRDKVRIRIDGGMRTGKDVIVAALLGAEEFGFGTAAMIAEGCVMARMCHTNQCPTGVATQDPKYREKFKGKVEDVMAYFRAVAQEVREILSEMGFRKLDDIIGRRDLLDILSFDHIPGSKRIKLEKFLKDDYPADKPRRCTVHRNDNPRPSINQKIVQELLPYIERGEKVYREYTIRNTDRSVPVRINYYIALKYKDSGLPEDTINLTFVGTAGQSFGAFNHRGVSLTLLGDANDYVGKGMYGGRIVIKAQGVEDTQNHVIMGNTCLYGATGGELYAAGRAGERFAVRNSGAVAVVEGAGLHCCEYMTGGVVVVLGSVGFNLGAGMTGGYAYVLDQELSKKINTSYVMIRKIRHEREEQELKSLINKHYTYTGSAWAKHLLDNWDMYVEKFYKVIPLEQCKRDVYGETDECEVEITPEKKA from the coding sequence ATGGAGATGAGAGAGTACGATTCCTGTGGAGTTGGGTTTGTTTGTAATATAAGGGGAGAAAAAAGCGAGCAGATAGTAAGATGGGGAATAGAGGCAGTAAAAAATTTGACGCACAGAGGAGCCATAGGTGGAGACGGTAAGACTGGAGATGGTGCAGGCATACTTGTAGAAATACCCAAAACCTTCTTCTCCTATTACATCCAAAAAGAAGGACTTGATCTATCCCATATAGATAATCTGTGCGTAGGTGTGTTATTCCTGTACGAGGATGTAAGGGGTCCTGTAGAGGAGCTTATAAATAACTCTCCCTTCCGTTTGGTGGGATGGAGGGAGGTTCCCATTGATAGGTCTGCTGTTGGGGAGATGGCTCTAAAAACCATGCCCAAAATTTTTCACCTGCTTCTGGATGCAAAGGGTATAGAAGAAGACAAAAGAGAGCTTGAGCTTTACCTGCTCAGAAGAAGGATAGAGAGAGATGCAAAGGTCAGGGATAAAGTTTATGTGGCTTCCCTTTCGTCCCGCACCATGGTTTATAAGGGTATGATGGTGGCTCTCCAGCTAGATAATTTTTACATAGACCTCAAAGAGGGTGGGCTTGAGTCTTCTTTCTGTCTCTTCCATCAGAGATACTCCACCAACACCTTTCCCAATTGGAAGCTGGCTCAACCTTTTAGATATCTGGCTCACAATGGTGAGATAAACACCATACAGGGCAATAGAAACTGGATGCTTGTTCTTCAGAGCGAGCTACAGCACGAGATTTTTGGCGATAATATAAAGCTCATTAAACCGTTGGTGTCTTACGATGAGAGTGATTCTGCATCCTTAGACAAGGTGTTTGAACTTCTCTGTCTGGTAGGTTACTCTCCAGAACATGCCATAAATATGCTCATTCCCCCTGCGTGGGAAAAGGTACCAGACATGTCTCAAGAGGTAAGAGACTTCTTTGAGTATCAGTCCCTGCTTATGAAACCTTGGGATGGTCCTGCATCCGTTGCTTTTACCGACGGAAAGACCATAGGGGCACACCTGGACAGAAACGGTCTTAGGCCTGCCAGGTACATACTCACAGAGGATGGTATTCTGGTTTTGGGTTCCGAAGTGGGTATGATAGACCTCTCGGGCAGAAAGATAAAGAAGAAGGGAAGGCTGGGTCCCGGAGATACTCTGTCGGTAGACCTTCAAAAGGGCACAGTTAGAGAGACGCAGGATATACTCAGAGAACTGTCCTCAAAAAAGCCTTACGGAGAGTGGTTAAGAAAGCATCTGCTTAGGCTTTCTGACATATTAAAAGAGCATACCATCCCTGAGCCTGCGGAGGATAAAGAAAGGCTCAGAAAACAGATATTCTTCGGATACACTCAGGAGGAGATAAAGCATGTCATATCTTACATGGCTCAGGAGGGAAAGGAGCTGACTTTCTCTATGGGTGACGATACACCTCTTCCTCCCCTTTCCGAAAAACCCGTTTTGCTTTTCAGATACTTCAAGCAGAGATTTGCACAGGTCACCAACCCACCCATAGACCCCATAAGGGAAAAGGCAGTTATGTCCCTCAAGATGAACCTAGGACACAAAAGAAACTTCCTCAAAGAGACAGAGGATCACGCAAAGCGCTTTCAAATAGAAAGTCCCATACTCCTTCCCCATCAGATAAAAGCTATTGAGGAGCAGACCTACTTTAAGGTAGTTAAGATACCCATGACTTACCCAAAAGAGAGAAGCTACTGCGTTGTGGAGCTTCAGGACCTTGCCGGAGAGAGGAGGATAACGGACATACTGTACGATGCCATGTACGAAGGTGTTCAGATATGCGACCTGAGGCTCGGTGTTGAGATAGTCTGCAGGCGTGTGGAGGAAGCGGTAAGGGAAGGTGCCCATATAGTGATACTTACTGATAGAAATACATCACGCTACAGACTTGCTGTGCCAAGTCTTTTGGCTGTATCGGCTGTTTTTAAGTGGCTCTCGGACAGAGGTCTTTCCACAAAGGTATCCATAATAGTGGAGACGGGGGAAGCAAGGGATACTCACCATATGGCATGTCTGATAGGTTATGGAGCATCCGCAGTATATCCTTATCTTGCCTACGAGACTATATACGAACTTTGTAAAAAGGGAGAGATAAACATCCCTTACCATCAGGCAGTTCTCAATTACAAGAAAGCACTTGAGGACGGGCTTTTAAAGATCATGTCCAAGATGGGTATATCTACGCTAAACTCTTATCAGGGAGCTAAGATCTTTGATACTGTGTGTTTAAACAGGGACTTTCTAGAGGAATACTTCCCCAATACGCCTGTCACCGTTGAGTCCGACGGTATATTTGAGATAGAAGAGAGCATGCTAAAAAGGCATCAGATGGCATACGAGGCAGAGACTCCACAGTTGGATTACGGCGGTGATATGAAGTTTAGAAAAGGTGGTGAATGGCATGCTTGGTCACCCTTTGTGGTGAGAGCATTACACAAATTTTTGGAGACGAAAGATTACCAGGACTACAAAAGCTTTTCTCAGATAGCCAACGGCGAGCACCCCACCTTTATAAGACACCTTCTTACCTACAAGAAGGGTCCTCATCCTGTTCCTTTGGAGGAGGTAGAACCTGTAGAGGATATTCTCAAAAGATTTGTGACTGGTGGCATGTCTTTGGGAGCGCTTTCTCCGGAGGCTCACGAGACTATAGCAGAGGCTTGTAATAGACTTGGCATGAAGAGCAACTCGGGAGAGGGAGGAGAGGACCCAGAAAGATACTGGACCATCAAGAACTCTGCCATCAAACAGGTTGCCAGCGGTAGGTTTGGAGTTACACCCACCTACCTGGCTTCAGCTCAAGACATTGAGATAAAGATAGCGCAGGGGGCAAAACCCGGAGAAGGTGGACAGCTTCCCGGGCACAAGGTAAGTGAGTACATAGCAAAACTCAGACATGCTCAGCCTGGCGTTACATTAATATCACCCCCTCCTCATCACGACATATACTCCATAGAGGACCTTGCTCAGCTCATAAACGACCTTAAGGAGGCAAACCCCAATGCCAGAGTGTGCGTAAAGCTGGTAGCGGAAACAGGTGTAGGTACAGTAGCGGCGGGTGTTGCCAAAGCTTATGCGGATATAGTGCAGATAAGCGGTGCGGAGGGAGGCACTGGAGCAAGCCCTTACTCTTCAATAAAGAATGCAGGCAACTACTGGGAGATAGGGCTTGCAGAGACACAAAAGGTGCTTATGGAAAACGGTCTAAGGGACAAGGTGCGTATAAGGATTGATGGCGGTATGAGAACGGGTAAAGATGTTATAGTGGCTGCGCTTTTGGGTGCTGAAGAGTTTGGTTTTGGTACAGCTGCTATGATAGCGGAAGGGTGTGTTATGGCAAGAATGTGCCACACCAATCAGTGTCCTACAGGTGTAGCCACTCAGGACCCCAAGTACAGGGAGAAGTTTAAGGGCAAAGTAGAAGATGTGATGGCATACTTCAGGGCTGTGGCTCAAGAAGTCAGAGAAATACTCTCAGAGATGGGCTTTAGAAAACTTGATGACATAATAGGAAGGAGGGATCTTCTGGACATTCTTAGCTTTGACCACATTCCTGGTTCAAAGAGGATAAAGTTGGAGAAGTTTCTCAAAGACGACTACCCGGCGGACAAACCGCGCAGGTGCACTGTCCACAGGAACGACAACCCAAGACCTTCCATCAACCAGAAAATAGTCCAGGAGCTACTACCTTACATAGAAAGAGGTGAAAAAGTATACAGAGAATACACTATAAGAAACACCGACAGAAGCGTGCCTGTGAGGATAAATTACTACATAGCTTTAAAGTATAAAGACAGTGGTCTTCCAGAGGATACCATAAACCTCACATTTGTGGGAACTGCCGGACAGAGCTTTGGAGCTTTTAATCACAGAGGTGTATCTTTAACCCTTTTAGGAGATGCCAACGATTATGTAGGGAAGGGTATGTACGGAGGAAGAATAGTGATAAAGGCTCAGGGCGTTGAGGATACACAAAACCATGTAATTATGGGCAACACTTGTCTATATGGCGCAACTGGTGGGGAGCTTTACGCAGCTGGAAGAGCGGGAGAGAGGTTTGCTGTAAGAAACAGCGGTGCTGTAGCTGTGGTAGAAGGTGCTGGACTCCACTGCTGTGAGTACATGACAGGAGGTGTAGTTGTAGTTTTGGGTAGCGTAGGCTTTAACTTGGGAGCTGGTATGACGGGAGGTTATGCTTATGTGCTGGACCAAGAGCTAAGCAAGAAGATAAACACCTCCTATGTGATGATAAGGAAGATAAGACACGAAAGGGAAGAGCAGGAGCTTAAGTCTCTTATAAACAAACACTACACTTACACAGGTAGCGCCTGGGCAAAACACCTGCTTGATAACTGGGACATGTATGTGGAAAAGTTTTACAAAGTTATTCCCCTTGAGCAGTGTAAAAGGGATGTTTACGGTGAGACTGACGAGTGTGAGGTGGAGATAACGCCTGAGAAGAAAGCTTAA
- the hisH gene encoding imidazole glycerol phosphate synthase subunit HisH, which translates to MLVLVDYGMGNIRSVSKALEKVGFSPIITRDPDAVLRADALVVPGVGAFKDAIGNLKNLGLFSAILRHIEKVKPYLGICLGLQLLFEKSYEFGEEKGFGILEGEVILLPPQVKVPHIGWNQIWKTRESLLFEGIKDGDYFYFVHSYHVVPKRREVIATLTDYGVEFVSSVEYQKIFGLQFHPEKSQKLGLKLLENFKRIVYG; encoded by the coding sequence ATGCTTGTCCTTGTAGATTACGGCATGGGTAATATAAGAAGCGTCAGCAAGGCTCTTGAGAAGGTAGGATTTAGTCCTATCATAACAAGGGACCCCGATGCGGTTCTTAGAGCAGATGCTCTTGTGGTGCCAGGAGTAGGAGCCTTTAAAGATGCTATTGGCAATTTGAAAAACTTGGGGCTTTTCTCTGCCATATTAAGGCACATAGAAAAGGTCAAGCCTTATCTTGGTATATGCTTAGGACTTCAACTCCTCTTTGAGAAAAGCTATGAATTTGGAGAAGAGAAGGGTTTTGGCATTCTTGAAGGTGAGGTAATTTTACTGCCTCCACAGGTAAAAGTACCCCACATAGGTTGGAACCAGATATGGAAGACAAGAGAAAGTCTTCTCTTTGAAGGAATAAAGGATGGCGATTACTTCTACTTTGTCCACTCTTATCATGTGGTGCCAAAAAGAAGAGAAGTGATAGCCACTCTTACGGATTATGGCGTTGAATTTGTTTCCTCTGTAGAATACCAGAAAATTTTTGGTCTTCAGTTTCACCCCGAGAAAAGCCAGAAGCTTGGGCTCAAACTTCTTGAAAACTTCAAGAGAATAGTCTATGGCTAA